The Triticum aestivum cultivar Chinese Spring chromosome 4B, IWGSC CS RefSeq v2.1, whole genome shotgun sequence sequence tcaggggctcttactggaccttgggccgctcacctcctggcgtTGACCACAACATCGCCACCtgacataccagcgacgactgaagcctgcctggggaccgggacctatcggcgtagagcaccaagccctcatgaggaaagaaagggggatcTGAGCTAGGGCAGAACGCGCCTCCCGCATTGTTTCATGATAAGGATGTacaattcacaaaagacatggcaggcgccttacatacccccatggggtgtcatttcgattcctcgcagggaacaaaaggtgctaaggaGCGATAACTACGCGCGCCTCtgcaggagacgccatcatcaacagtgggtcatCGGGCGCCGGCgctaaccccatccagatcagcagcgcCGACGGCCTGATGAAGCCGCCCTGCTCCGGGCGCAAcgtgagctcgggggctcgtagatGTCGTCACTTGTCTCCGGAGTCGCGtgaagctcggcggagtcgctggaccctccggctcctctgctgctgcctgaggagctgctggggaagcagTTGGCAGGCCTGGTACTCGGCACTCCGATGCCCCGGCTGCCTCCCTTGGGGCAACATTCCAGCCGGcatccttccgcgtcgaagaccttgaagaacatcaaggaggcaccatcgtattcgagatggattatgagggcgccccctgtccggcagacccAGGCGATCTCACCCCAGCCACGAGTTAGGAAGACCTTGCCTGGGGCAACAACCTCGACCTCCGCCTCGGTCGCGGGGGtgttgcagtcggcgtgctgcagccagagctcccgaggccccctcggcggaatctcgaaggcgaaggagagaggaaggcgaatccaagatcgaggaggcatggcggcatgaagcacaagctcgcgagaagagccctcGGCATGTACTCTAGGGGGGACGACGCACACCGCCGTAACTCGCCGGCGTCGACGGTGGCACCGTTGGTGTCGCTCAgcgccttcttctccagggccctcgattgGCCGTACAAGGGCGACGAAAACctaggcggcggccgctcgtactaGGGAGTCGATGCCTCATGCCgagcaccctcatctcggcggcaggggactggccgcttcttcggcggaagcgggtcgggaccctctcgggggggggggggctttcccttctcttctgcagaaaaccggcggatcagcgccattggcgtaaggtggagcaagggcgagaaagaagaagaaagggagtaGCAGGAAGGAATGGGCTGTAAGGGCTTGTGCCGTTCCATACTTATagacggaggaggccaaccgtcggccaccatgatcgcaggtaatcatgacccgtttttgcatgcagggacttgtcaagtcatgcggttgccgaggcgtcgtggggaagcggggacgcccacatccaatcaatcgccacgcggtgcccgaggctgcaggctattggggcccgcgatgcttcgcacttgccccttcgcttctctgctaagccaagtctgggcatgccttgggcccgggggctactttcggcgttctgggaacgggggtccctaggcttgcctgcctacggcctgtagcgtggctcaagtgaaggcccagtgcagcccagcttcatcagctcaagctcaagaccctcgcgaggggccaagcctcgcggggaggacgacaggaagctttctcaggagcagcctcatcaagcgagctcgcgaggagcggagagatcaaggcagggtacctcgcgaggtgcccgtgacgcaagccatgacgatcgagaccaggcgggatCCAAGctggcgccggcctgtgcagtctccttgtttccccttcggtgcaaagggggcaagtacatgccaaggcatcaggcaaaggttaccgtttcggtgcaacaagaccaagaccagcggagcggcaggatggaggtcaccatggagcccaggacggtgtcaccgtcagagtctttggtagtcgaagaccaactttagtcaggataagtgtactagatgttcgccttcaaaatggccaattgttggcgcccttccctctcattatttgggaagaggcccagggccttcctctataaatagagctagccaccacagagtaaggGTGAGAGATCCAAgttttgggtagactagagagaaagagaggcgactaaactcacccaagcagttcatcacaccaggtcaagaacacctctcgcgaggctgttctccctttgtattgttcatcagcccctgagggaatccaccacaccacacactggagtagggtattacaccacaatggtggcctgaaccagtataaacctcgtgtcccttgtgtgttcttctttctagcctagattccttgcgaggcttcgagacgtgagttggtaggggaaagatcttcgtgcgcttCCTAGAGTTCGAAACTCAAggatctgccggaacccgaaatccgacacatgcGCCCTTGCTCATCCGTCacaattagctcatgcgagaacgaGGCACCAAGAGCCACAGGAGGTGACGTACACAGGACCGatccgtgagccagagctcagctgCTTGGGTTTAGCGACACTATAGGGTCGAACCCAACCACAGATGCCATGCCAGTCCTCAATCATGAGGCGGTTATGGGAGGGCTTGCAAGGGCGCGAGACGTTTTTAGCAACGAAGCACCGGTCAGGCAGTTGGTAATTCGAAAGTAGTTTGCAAAGGATTGTAACTAGCTTTGCTAAAATGCAAAAGGGGTACACTCCATAGGGACAGACCCACACGGCCTGTgggtgatgcagcccgaggggcgcccccaaactgaacgaactagggagatgtcacctggtaccatcgctgaagagttgttgaagtagccaaaaaacgcGTGCTGCCGAagccgttcctcatgagccgctccGGTGCCGAACCTCGGGAGGCTCAGGGGGACTGGAaggctcctgaaggtgctcctccatctccgctaAGATCGCTTGGTGCCTGGCTTTGCAGGCCGCCTAAgcgtccctcatgcagcgctggaacgcctcagccgcgcccgccaggccaaaaggcatgcagacgtagctgtgcgGCGGTCCCTTGCATCGGCCAACACGAGACGACCACATGAGCTATCAagatgtggccctgttgagcccagggatgtcgatgcagacgcggaactccttaccctcgctaGGGCAGTGAGCTCCACCTCACGGCAggcgacgatcgccttgcagaacccttccttcctgaatctcctcgatcgccttcctgaatctcctcgatcgcctcgctgatgaactcctgaacgcctggtgcctcacacctgttgccttctcctgggaagcatgcTTTGAAgagtgcctccacatggtgcccgagcaccaCTCTCGTGACATTGGCttggtctgaggccctccaaaggagagccccgAGCCCATCCTGAGAGGGGCGCCGAGCACGCCTCCCTATGCGATGGGGGAAGGCGCCGCGTCCGCAGATGCGAGACTCAACACATCATCCTCGGGTGTTGTTTCCTCATGAGACCCCTGGCTCAGCCGCAGCTTCTTTGTTTTGGGGGCGACTTCAGGAGGGAGGGCGCCATCTTCGTCTTTTGGGTTTTCGACTGCTGTATCCTAGAAAGCGCGcacgagggagcacactgcatccttctcctgaTAGGCGACTATGATGATGCCGTCGCTTCCTGGCATCCTGAGGATGTTGTAGCTGTGATgtgtggccgccatgaacttggccagtgctgggtatccaaggatggcgttgtagggcaggcgaatgttggtgacgtcgaagtcgatgagatcggtgcagtagttgttgcgctcgccaaaggtgatagggaggcgaacCTACCCGATCGGATGTGTTgatccgtcggtcactcctgagaattgCTTGGCGGGGTGCAGCTGATAGTATGGCATCTGGAGTCTATCGAATGTCTgaacagagagaacattgagccctgcacctccatcaatgagagtcttggtgacggtcATGTTGCTAATGATGGGGGAGCAGAGCATGGAGagcgcgccagcggtggccgcacacttgagccggtctatggagtcgaaggtgatggcgcacttcgaccacttgagagggcgagtttcctcaagcttggggagcgctGCATTGACCTTgcgcgcaaactgcttgaagacacggtgagaagctggggcttgtgagccgcccaagatgcaggcgatggctcgcagctcctagaagcccccagccccctcgtcctggtggtgatcttcgttccttcttagcggtggaggcagaggaggcaaagttgcattgccctgagggcggtcctcacgaggctgctccctccagctaccctcgcgaggctggtcttgccagcggtcctcatgagggtGGTCGTGCCACTCCTGACGGCGGTTGCGTCCATCCCAgcatcctccacctcggccacccccgcgaccatagcctcgatcgttgtgctcggggcgtcgaccgaggcgcccgttGCGAAGagctctgagctcctggcagtcgctggtgttgtggctgtagaaggtgtggaaggcacagaacggccgcttgcccttggatgactcggggtggtcgcagccgcgcttggtCTCTGGTTCTGCCGCCAGCACTGTTGGCCCCTTGCGCTTtgtgtccttggtcttggtcttcttgtcttatggatcagcatcagggagctcgaggagggagaggcatccgtCCTCAGCCGTCACGCACTTGTtctccatgttgaacatctccagagcggtGCAGAGGTCCTTGTGGATGGCCATCTCCTCCTTCATCTTaacatcacggacgccatcggtgaatgcagagatgatggcttcgtttgacaccttgggaatcttgaggcggacgttgttgaagcacCGAATGTATttatgcagggtctctccaggttgctgcttgacatggcgcaggtcgcccgcggccggcggatGGTCGcgggtgccctgaaagttggcgatgaagcggctgcacaTCTCCTCTCATGAAGAAACCGACCCCTtggtcaggttcaggagccaagaacgcgcgccatccttgagggccatcgggaaccaattcgccatgatcTTTTCGtcaccgttggctgcctcgatgctcagcttgtagagctgcaagaactcggcggggtctgcggtgccgtcatagcgtggAGGCAAGTCAGGCTTGAATTTCTCGGCCAGACGACGTTGCGGAGCTCTGGAGTGAACGCATGGCAccctgccgtggccaccggagtTCATCGAGGGGGTGGAACTTAGTCTTGAtgcacgcgcaccgccacctcctgtggcagcTCGCGAGCCTGGTGCTGGGGAGCTGGAAGCATGCGCGCTTCCCCTTGGGGACATTGGACTACCTGGAAGCTCACGTCGTCCCGAGCTGGTGCTGGGCGCTGCGGGTCGCGCCATGGAGCCATACGCCTTGGCTTGACGATGGTGCCCgggccggaggcggaggaggagccccATGCGCGACGTCGCCCGCTGCAGGTGGTTGCCGAGGCAGCGAGCGAGCCGGCCCGTTGGAGCCCCCGTGCGCGGTGCTGATTAGCTCGGCGatacgctcgagccactcctcgtagagccactcctcgtagagatcTCCCGCGCCGAGAGTAGAGCGGCATGCGTGTCTACCTGGCCATGGCGCGCGTGGGATGACGAAGCTGCTGGAGTCAAGGACGGAGTAGTGGTGCGGCCGTCGCAGCGCACtgacgggtgcagcgatgaagcttgctgctcatggccggcagggcccgtggAGGCGTTGGCCACCAAAGAAGGAGCGCGGCGGGCGCAACCGTCACCCGCTggagccgtctgagcgatgcgGGCGGCGACCGCAGCCCGACGCTTGGCGCGAGCTTTGCGTGTGTCGGTCATGGAGATGTCAAAGCAGAGATGAGTCGAATGACGGAAGAGGgtatccgacgcacccctacctggcgcaccaaatgttggatttcgaggtcccgcaacccgtgagaggttcgaacactggggtgcgtgtagAGATCTCAACCTGTCCAACCTggctactcgcgatcctccctagcctagcacgTAGAGCTCACAAAGACACAAAGACATAGGGAttaatactggttcgggccaccgttatggtgtaataccctactccggtgtggtgtagtggattgcctctgtaacgcccacgatgcaactatatctcccacgtgtcgaagcacgacttagagtcataaccacattgtagttttgtcgcaagaagggtcatcttcacacagtcccatgtaatgaacaagaaagggataaatagagttggcttacaatcgccacttcacacaatacttaaattagtcatacatcatccaaaatacacacatagtccaactacggacaaatccaaatgaaaagaagataaccccaaatgctagatccccaatcgtccccactgggctccactactgatcacctagaaaagaaacatagtaacgaccaagatcCTCATCGAACTCCCCACAGTAACGACCAAGATCCTCATCGAACTCCCcactgagctcggttgcatcacttgcactggtatcattggcacctgcaactgtttggtagtatcttgtgagtcacgaggactcagcaatctcaaaaccagcgagatcaagactacttaagcttaaaggtaggacaaggtaatgaggtggagttgcagcaattgataagcaaaatatggtggctaacaggcGAGTACAAGAGTAGGAAGAGAAACTACACAACGGTCAtcatctagaagtgatcaagaaatgGTCCTGAAgactacttacgtccaaacataacccaaaccgtgttcacttcccggactccgctgagaagagaccatcatggctacacacgcggttgatgcgttttaattaattcaggtgtcaagttctctacaaccggacattaacaaattcccatttgccacataaccgcgggcacggctctcgaaattttataccctgcaggggtgtcccaacttagcccatcacaagctctcacgatcagcaaaggatattccttctcctgggaagacccgatcagtctcggaatcccggttacaagacatttcgagaatggtaaaacaagaccagcaagaccgcccgactatgccgacaaatcctgataggagctgcacatatctcgttctcagggcacaccagatgagatatcctatgagtaaaaccaaacctcaagttttcatgaggtggccctgcagtctactcggttcgtaccaacacttagagaagcgcTGGCCTTGGGGGGTTTAaattaaagatgacccttgggttggcctacccaagggaaagttagtaggttgttaggcaaatgtaaaaccaatgttgggccttgctggaggagttttattcaaagcaaactatcaaggggttcccataaacccgaccgcgtaaggaacgcaaaatcaaggaacataacaccggtatgacggaaactaagacggcaagagtggaacaaaacaccaggtaaaaggccgagccttccaccctttaccaagtatatagattcattaattaaataagagatattgtgatatcccaacataatcatgttccaacatggagcaatcttcaacttcacatgcaactaacaacgctataagaggggctgagcaaaagcggtaacttagccaaacaacggtttgctaggaaggtgggttagaggcttgacacggcaatatgggaggcatggtaaacaagtgataggtagcgcagcatagcgatagaacgaagcaactagcaagcaatgatagatgcgatatcgagggtaatggtcatcttgcctgaaatcccgctaggaagaagaccgaatccatgaagaagacaaacggtcgtagtcgaatgaatcctcacaactccggaatgaaacggaagctaacaagagaagcaaaccggaaagaagcaaacacaaTGGTAAACCACCATCAgataaacatggcacgatgcacaaccaagtatgatgcatgtccgatttaataaggcatggcatggtaaagtgcacaaacaatactacaaactaagtggagctcaatatgcaatgagttgcatactaacgaaacaccacatttgagttatttagtttgctctcgtttaggtacacaacaacactaaatgttattaaacatggcaaggggtgaagcataataaaactacctaactaggcaagtttaaatgaggccggaacaacaaaaaacAATTCCGAAAAGTCCTCAcgtccatattttgaatttggtactgttctgcctaaaactatattttattgttgttaaacaggaaaacaaagtgcaacaagttaatctatgcattttccaccccatttacatataaaggttattaaattcagagctacgattaattagttatgaaataaagcattttagcatggcatttatgcaaaattaaacaaacagcaagttaaacacatttaacatggatgaaagcaacagattatgaaactagatgaaaaactaagcattttacatatataaagtttttacatatgatgcaccacttgtgagttattaaatgcatgaactctaggggtttttctgcaaaactgcaaatCCTGGCATAAATGCTAAAATCGCAACAGGGGAAAAACACGCATTGGGCTGAATCTTGCTGGGCCAACAGTGCACAGGAGGGGCTAGGGGGCTGCTCACCCAGTGGGCCTTGCCCTGGTCGGTGGAGAGGTGTGGCCGGCAGGGGGGGCTGCTGGGCCTCGCAACGTGTTCCAAGCAAGGCGCTGGACGAGCGTGTGGTCAACGAGCAGAGAGACTCGAGCGGGACACGCAGGCGAGCACCTGCTCGATGTAGAGGATGCAGAGGCCACGGCGTCGACTTGGCGGCAGGGACGACGGCTGGCGATGCGGgtcggcggcggatctggccgggaAGGGAGCAGGTCGAGGTAGGTGTCGCGGATCCGACGAGGGGTGACGAACGGGCGGCGGCTATGGTGGTTTCCTGTGTGAGAGAGATGTGAGAGAGAAGCACGGGGAGGAAGGAAGAGacaggggaggagaggagcgggacAAGGCCGGTCCTGgtcgtggtcgccggcggcggggtcgccggaggGCGCGGCCTGCGGGGTCCTGCTGGAGGCTCTCGTCTCTGGGGAGGGACACTgatgaggagctcgaggacgaGAGGGGCGGTCGAGGTGGCGACGAGGATGGGTTGCTTGATCGCGGGAGGAAGCACGACACAGCGGCGGGGTGGTCGTCCATGGCACCTTGGAGGTCGAGCGGGTCGAGGACTTGATGGATCCGACAGCGGGACGCTGGTTCCTGGTGGCATCAAGGTGACCTGGAGATCGGGGCACTGCTACTGGTGGCAGTGCAGGACGAAGGCAGAGGGCGACAGGGTCGAGTGGAGGCGCACACGGGAGGAGCTCGTCTCCTCCTGGATCAGGACGAGGATGGTGGTTGGCTGCTGCGATTTGGGCGGCATGGAAATCCAGGGAAGTGGTTGGAGGCTGGTTGAAGAGGTGGATCTGGGAGGATCGAGGGGAGGAGGTGGTTGGCCCGgtggatttttggatcgggagcGATCCCAAGGAAGAGAGTGGCGGTGACCGACTGGGCAAGGGAGGATGGATGGGACAGCCTAAGTCTAGGGTTAGACTGCTATAAATAGCATATGGCCTGGGGAGGCTTGGAACAAATTGATCATCGGATCGCAGTCGGACGATCGAGAATAAAAGGTTAGGGGAGTCCAAATAAGAgaatggagatgttttatagatgttaggggatgatccgcaCTCATTggtaacaacaacccgggtcgggttcgggacagcttacggacgcgcgcgagggggtctAAGAAAAGTGtaaagagggtcaaacggtcagacaagagggagtcgaaaacccggttggactttgatcggtcaacgaaggcaagggggaaacgcggcaactacgaacggatgcaagctttaagaaaacatgcagatgcgatgtgcatgatgctatgagatgagatgcatgacatgaacaaaatgcaaaacgaaagacaaaaacccaaccacgaaggaaatatcacaacacatagccggaaatggcaagagttggagttacaattatggaaagctacatccggggcattacaatactccaccactacaagaggatctcatcccgagatctaggatggaccgaagagaaacggaagaggaagagaagatgtaaaactaagttgcttcttcgacaaacgagtgaaaccacgaaccttgagaggttgaacaaattgaaagaaacaaaacaacggagatgaccaagattgcaaacagtccattggacaagaggaacaaggaatatgATGAGAACCAGGAGCTTAGGGGACAAGGTAGATTTTGAAGCCACTCCGGTTAAAATTAGCTGGACAAGGAATAAGAataaagaattcgggcagcactccggttgaaaagagacgcatgacttgataaaatgaaagaacttgaatgagaacacaacactccggttaaatggataagcatgaaaagaacacgatcctcaaatcgagatgatgagtgaagagagcaacatcacaatgcccccggaacgaaagaatagaagctagattgttgggataaagggacggagaagcaAATGACATCTTCTGCCagaaatgaacttggaaagcacccttgcaaagaagaattgaacggatttgttggaaaatcaacaatgaaaagcacaagcttgttatgggcttatggcaaacatctcaaaatgatgatgtgacaaccggccactaatagAAATGATTGATTGGTTGAGATCAATGAAGATAAgagaaacttctttcaccaagaggataattGGAGAGCTTGGGTCATTaataagcaccacaattagcaatattccttcgggaaggcttttaggtgatatctttaccaagataactccaagcaataaaatgatgggtttaaaatacctcattc is a genomic window containing:
- the LOC123090073 gene encoding proline-rich protein 36-like, with the translated sequence MAVLNEHNLRAATFNSHVRELTQRTADLSESRKANTALQQQLGQAQTALRSKEAECNTVAQERYRLAKQLADQEKRHQAALHAVKDSETALQGEYKTQAANWVESERALSDGYGQVEDMVDEYFPGYSVAASQAIEAHHQARRHAGCPIHPPLPSRSPPLSSLGSLPIQKSTGPTTSSPRSSQIHLFNQPPTTSLDFHAAQIAAANHHPRPDPGGDELLPCAPPLDPVALCLRPALPPVAVPRSPGHLDATRNQRPAVGSIKSSTRSTSKVPWTTTPPLCRASSRDQATHPRRHLDRPSRPRAPHQCPSPETRASSRTPQAAPSGDPAAGDHDQDRPCPAPLLPCLFLPPRASLSHLSHTGNHHSRRPFVTPRRIRDTYLDLLPSRPDPPPTRIASRRPCRQVDAVASASSTSSRCSPACPARVSLLVDHTLVQRLAWNTLRGPAAPPAGHTSPPTRARPTGFRFIPEL